The sequence ATACCAAGAAAACAGTCATACCCCTCCAAGCAAAAGTTATTGTCTCAAATGGAACAATAAGCATGTAGTGTTATCCGATCTCCTTTAAACAGGTCATTGTCACATATTGATGCCCTTTTTACATGTTGAGAAAGTGTGAATAGGACTCTTTTCTGTTTGGAATATTTGGAGGACAGATATACAACAAATGTGTTACAGCATGGATCTAGCGAGCAAATTTATAGGaagattttatttgtttaaaagcCCATAGCTTCATGACTGTTAATCTGTTATTTTTTATGGGCTCTAAGATGCACTTGTTATTTAAGAAGTAGGCAATTAAGTACCacatgctttttttttttttgagaatggtaACATTTTTCTGTATAGTATATAATAAGACATCAGCACAAAGTTTGTGCTGGAAACCAAAATAGGATGTTACATCAGAGCGTCAAAATATTGAAAAACCTACATCCTTGTTGTTCTTACAAGGAACCTAGTACATCCAAAATATCCTCAAGATCAGCTATGTATTCAGatttacaccaaaaataaaaaagaagaatacaatCCATCTTGATCTTCTGTAGAGTACTGCTTGCATCTTCAAAACACCTTGAGTTTCTCTCCTTCCATATACCAAATGCTTGTTGGGACAATTTTCCACCTGtcttttgtttctgttatttCCCCCTTTATTCCAACATGTCACAACTTCAGAAATACTACCAGGCATTACCCATCTAATACCTCTGAGATTGATGAACAAATCGCTTAACTGGCTAGTGATTCTGCAATGTAAAAGCAGATGGTTGATTGTCTTTGTATCCTGTCCACACAAGTAGCATCTTGCACAAATTGGTAATCCCCTTTTTCTGAGGTTATCCCGAGTCAAAACAGCTTCTCTAACTATCAGCCAAGTAAAGCATGCCACCTTATATGGTACCTTGACTTTCCAAATGTGTTCCCATGGCCAGAGTGTAATTTGAGATCCTTCCTGGTTCAAATCTCTATATGCTGAATTAACTGTAATTTGAGTACCACATGCCATTTTAGCTCATGAGGAACTCTCATTCTGAATTAAATTCTATATAATGCTGTTATCTGTGATGTGTCTCTTATCTCTTTCAAAGGTTCTTCTCCCCATAATGACTTGTGTACAGTGTTCTTCTTTCTCATTTGCTGAAGGAAAAAGCAAAAGGATATTCTCCCAAGGACAATGTATTTACAGAAGAGTACGAATTTGTGCGCAATGCTCTTTTCACAGATCCAGATGATCAAAGTGGTTGGTTTTACCATCTTTGGCTTCTTGATCAGACAGTTAAACTAGAGACGTTGGTTTCTTCATGGCCACCTCATGGCTGTAATCTTTCCTTACCCATGGATGGTTCGTTTGGGGATTGCTCTTTCTCACCCTTTACCAGTCTTCAATCTAATACTAGAACACTTCCGCTTATTCTCTATTTCAGTGAAGTTGTTGAAAATATATGCTCATCTACAGTAGAAGTTGAATGTGAAAGTATCGTGAGTAATGAGCTCGTTTGGAGATCGCTCTCAGGAGATGAAACTGCGTCTACCCACGCTTGGTTGACAGATCTTAATTTTCCAGAGGAACATGCAAATTCTTTAAAGGCTTACCAAGTAAAGGTTAGCCTTGCTCGTTCTCAAGGCATTTTCTCTTCAACTGGCGTACATCATGGAAATTCTTCTCATATTGCATTTACAGTATCTATATCACCTTATCGTTCAGAACATGTTGACTTGAAAAATGAAGAGAAGATCTCTTGGAATGACGAAAGTTTCTGTACTCATGAAGCACAGTTTCTTGAGTCAGTTCTGGCTAACTTGTTCCATATAGAAAGAACCAAGGGAGACGAAAAAGTGGTGGACTATCAGTGGAATGTTACGACCGTCGATAATGAGATAGCATACTATAGGGAGTTGTTAGCAACAATGAACTGGTAGGCAAATCTGTTTACAAGCTGAGTATATCAATCTGCGGCAGCTGTATTTTCCATCTTATTCTTCTCTTATAAGCTCTTTGTCTGTTTCAGTAAAATTGGGAAGCTGACACTTGCAAGACTGCTGATGGCGCATGACACTTTAATGTCATATACTGGCACTAGTCATAGAAATTTTAGCCACCACACAGAAATTCTTCAGCTATATGATGATTTAAAGAAAATGGACCCAGCACATTTCCACTACTACCAAGATGAGTACAGTTTAGTACTTCTGAAACAGGTATCTGTTCTGTTGTATTTTCCTTGCACCTAGTTTTCTAATGGATAgctcattataagtttaattttcTGTTATATGAACATATCCTTTGCAAGCCCAACTCGTTTAACTTTAATGTGGTGTTATCTTTTGGAGAAACTAATGCCATAAAGAAGTTGGAGACCTTGTGGTTTATTCCTCCAACCAATGCTAGCAACAACTTGTATTTTCGAAACTTGAACCTTTGTATAggtattcaatttctaaaaagcaaaacaattaCAGTAAGTAGTCTTTAGTTGGTATAAGATTTATTTCCTGTTCAGATCGACATTTTGTTGATCCATTTCTTGGGCAAAGTCTCTGCTCTGTCTATTTGAACCAATTTGAAAGTAATTGATAGTGTGGACGAAAGTGCCATTCCTTTTTATGGGTCCTCAGAAACCTCGGCAGTTAGACATCTTTGTTCCAATTATTTTTTAGTGTTTTGTTTGATCTCTCTTTATTGGTTCTTATTCATCTGGTAATGTGGAAATAATgataaatctctctctctctctctctctctctctcccctgTAGGTCTAACGTTTGTGATATGTTATTGAATCTTACCTAGAATTGCACAAGCTTACTATCTAACGTTGCAGATAATCTCCAATCAAGACTTGTTGCTAAAGCACTGCTGTAAATATAGGGATCCGTCTTCTccaaaaatcaataatttttgTCTGCGGCTTAATGATCTCTCACTTTCACGTATTGGGTCTATGGAGAAACTTTTGTGGGTTCAAGTCTTAGATCTCAGCAACAACCAACTTCAGTCACTTGAAGGTAATTTCCCTAcctctttctattatttttttcttgCTAACTCTAGTTCTCTGAAACAAAGTGGCTACATAGAGCTTACATAGTATTTGTTTTGTCAACTTATTGAAAAATACACTGAAAATATGTCTTTTCCGCGTTCTCTCTGAGTTAAGAAATTCTTTTGTTGAAACAAAATCTTGCACAACCATGATccaggagaaaaagaaaaaaagagaaaagaaatctTGTTTATGCCCCAGGGAAAGGGAGATTGTGTTGTATACGGTCGAGTTATGTTTGATAATTTTGTGATGCAACTTCTGAAATCGTAATAATTAAACTTGTATACCTTACAACCCATCCATGCCATCCACCGCTGTAACCTTTACCCAGTTTCCTTTTTGCGGGTGGTGAAGGAGGTCCGGCCAGCAAAAGAACTCTAAAAGATGCCACAATATTGTCTTCTCTCCTTTATATGCAACGGCGCCCAGGGGATTGTGAAAACACAACAGGTATCTATGAGGACAAGATGGTGGGCCTTTCTCGAGTCAAAGTTTGGCGTAAAGAAacaaggaaagaagaaaagaagaactttgTTTAACTCTTAGCAAAAACAGCTCTTCTCTTGTAATTTTTTTCATTCTTCTGGATGATAAGAGATCTATCTGTGATGTTTTTCAATGCTTTTTTTCATAGGAAAATACAATTTAGTAACATGGAAGAATTGTATCCATGCATCTTCAAGCTAACAAACTAGTCAAGTACATAAAATTCTCAGTTGTTTCAGAAGATTATCATGAAAAAGGCCTTCATCTACACCACATATAGGTCAAGAGATTTACCCCTTATTCATGTTCATCCTTCTTATTAGCTGTTCAGTTATATGTGGTGATTTAAGAAATTTTTGTTGCATTTTAAAACCATCTTGATTTATGGGTATGGAGAATGAGAGGGGATAGAAGATTCTTCCATGATAGTGAGAGGGATATTAGATGTATCGAATCATTCCTATGTCACATGTTTGGTGTAAAGAGAGAATATCAGGAAGTGTAGATTATTGGGATAACTTGGTTAGATAAGAGTGGTTAAGCCACTCATGCAGATTATAAATAGTTTAGACGTCATGTTGGTGTGATATTAATGATACGATCTTGACTTAAAAAAAGCATCTTGATTTCTTATGATCTTCGTAACTGGGTGAAATGAAAAGAAACTTAAATAGATAGAAGATAACTTATTGAAAAGCATCCATCTAACTGATGGTTTGATTAATAAATTGACAAGCCAAAGTTAGTCATATTTAGATCTTTAGTGTCTCTCACTATTTTCCTCTGGAAAAAAGGTGTGAAATTATGTTATTCAAATGCATGGAAGTCAATAAATGTAGTTATCCAATAAAGTTGATCATGTGATAAAAAGTTGCAATGACTCCGGCATTTCTCGTGTAAGTGCTCGATTATGTTTCTGAATCATGTGGAATTGCTAGAATGACACTGCGTAAGCTAACTGCAAAGGATTGCTTCTAATTTTCTGTGATCGTAAATTCTTTGCCTTAAAATCATGCTTTTCTTCAATAATGCGGCATTagattttttggtttattttctaGCGTCGTCTAATAGGGCGCTTTTTCTTGCTTAAACCAAGAAGCTTGCTTCATTCTATTATTCTCTAAAATTGATGCAGGCTTGGAGGTGATGCAACTTCTCACCTGTTTGAATGTTAGTCACAATAAACTTTGCAGTTTTACTGCTTTGGAGCCTTTGAGAATGCTAAGATCACTGAAAGTCTTGGATATCTCTTACAACGAGATTGGTGCGCACTCTATTGACACGAGGAGGTATTTATGCTCTTCCCCTCTGAACCATAAAAGTGGAGGTGACTGGAAAGCTGAGGAACCCGAGATGCCTTGGGATGAGGTGGCTGACAATTGGGAAGTTTATACTATTTTTAAAGACTTGAACTTGATACAATTAGATGTTATAGGAAATGCAGTTTCGGACGACAAGATAAAATTACTTCTGATTAAGCTATTACCATCACTAAAGTGGCTTGATGGTGAGATTGCAGATAACTAAAAGTTAGATCATTGTCGCTGTTACTGAGTTTCTTTACAGAACAGATATGGTAATCTTTTGTTACTACTCTTATGAATTAAAGATATTTGATGGACAGAATAACTTTTTGTACCATGTCGTTGTTGCAAGACTCTTgtaatttttggggtttttagaTAATTTATATTACTATATCCGTTTGGCACTTGAGCAGAGGTTTGTTCTCTGATTATTGAAGTGATAGTAGTCTACCAAAATTATCCAGCAATGGAGCATGACAACATTTCTTCTGTTACACTACTTTTTTCTGCCATTAAAGGGCAACCTGGTGCATAGAGCATCCGCATTCATACAGGGTCCGGGAAAGGGCCGCATCCCTAGAGGTGTGATGTAAGCAGCCTATCTTGATACAGGCATCAGTGGCtgatttcacggctcgaacccgtaaccTATAGGTCACATGGAGACAACTTTACCCTTTTTTCTGCCATTATGGCATTCAAACATATACGCATCAGCATACAGGTAAAAAGCGTTACATGCACATTTATTTATCTaccataacaacaacaaacacagtataatcccacatagcggggtctggggagggtagtgtctACGCAGCCTTACCCCCACCTTGTTGAACACTTTTATTTATCTATACTTCATAAATTGATGCTTTGACATTCAAAATATCTATGCTTGCATGGATATAAGCTGTGGAAAAATGCATCCCAGAGACTATAACTGGCCTCTTTTAGTTGATTTTGGCATATTGAAGCTTGAAACTGCCAACATAAACAGGACtgaaaaaaatggcttgaattgtcaTTTTAAATATTCAATTACTAAAGAGGATTACAGTCCAAAAGCCAAAGATTCAAGAATACAATGAAGAAACTGATCGAGTTAACGCAACCCAGAAAAGCAGTGACATAATAGTGGAAGGTGCAGTTTGAATTGGCGCGAGGTGTCTGAACTGCAACATCTTAGCAATGCAGAAATTCAGATATTTGATCGTTAAGGTAACGATGCTTCTGGACAGCCATGGAAGTAGCTCATTTTCAGCTTTATCTCTTAGTATTTGCTTTGTCTTCTCAGGAATCCAATTCAAGTATAATACAGCAGTAGTATTTAGTAGCAGTGCTAGCATTATGGAGTACCAAGTTGCCCTGTTCATGTTGATCAGTAACTGGAATTCTTGTAGTTTTGATTCCATTCTTGGACCTGTTTTCAGTTTCTCCTTTTTTTGTCTGTGATTTGAAGGACAGGAGACTATTTATAGGGTATTGAGATAAGTATCGAGCAAGCTAAATTCTTGGTCAATACTCCCATGATCAAGATTGTAAAGAttctccattttttttaaaaatcctcTTCACCTTAATCTTCATTAAATAAATTCCATATTTGAATTATGGGACCTGTCATCTTGTTAATGGAGGGTCAGGATTAAGGTTCAATGACTTTATTGGTGGAGATGGTCTTATTCATAATCTAAAAAATTTGGTTGTCCGAAAATGGCCCAAGGACATTTCTCATTGTAGGCGGAATATATTTTGCTTATAAGTTTTTCTTAACTTTTTACTTTATATACTTCAAATTAGCACTTAAATTGTTATATACATGTTCGTCGGGAAAAAATTATGTGCATGTAAGTCGCCAAGATAAATAGCGACGTACTGTTTACATTACTTTTTACCTGTAAGTTGCCGAAACAAATAGCGACCTACTGTGTAATAATACTATCCCTCTGCTTAATTTATGTGATATTATTcgctttttgaaatttttttttttttagtttttatcgTATATTTGACAGACTCTTTTAAgtttttcaaaataagctttacATATTCAAAAACATCATGATATtattaattcaaaatatttaatggCATATAAAAAGTTAAAGTCAACGAAAACTTCGTTTGATTCTCAAAATACTAACACTGTCACATAAATTAAGAGTATTATATTATAAATGGCGTATTAAAACAGCAAATTACCCATAAAACggacaaaaaataaagaataaccCATCAACTTATTTTTAGGTCGCGGACTCGATCTATTGACCAGTGCCTTGGAGAGCACGGGGTCAACGCTATTGCAAAAGTTATCTCAAACTTGGGGAAGACGTTTTCAACTTCTTACCTGTAAATACTCTTCATAAATAATTTCTGCCCGAATTTATTAAAATTAAGCCAACacctttttttaattaaaaaaaaaagagcaaccttttattttaattatacttTTAGTGGGGTAATTAATCATACTCAATAATATATCATGTTGTCCGCCTCAATGTAAATGACCTTGTGATAAGAAATCGGACTAGAATTATTGTGATTACAACTTATATGTGGCCACATTACTCCCAAACACTAagcaaaaatcaaattatggaGCTCTTAGATCTTCTCAATTTGGTTTAGAAATTATCTTAGTCATCACAGTACTATCCACCGAGGCTTGGTTAGATGAGAAGaatcacctagtattttttgCCTCCGTTGGAATTTGAACCTGAGATCTCATGGTTCTCATCCACTTTATTGACCACTAGTTCATACCCTTAAGTGCGATAATTGATCTTTTTATATTATGATGAAGTACGCTTAACAAGGGATTTTCACGATTTCATGACATCAAAACAAATTTTAGCATGCGTTTGAGCTACGATAACACAAAACTTTTCCGTTTCAGTTTTCAACTTCAAGACATTATCGTCTATGAATTTAAAAATGAACGCGAAACcttccaatttttgaaaaaaaatgctAATTCTCTAAATTGATGGACTACCAAGGCTGATTTCCCTTTCTTTAGCTACTAAAATGTTTCGGTTTGCTATTAAAAAGACCAAAGAGCACATACTAGCCACATTATAAACTTAATAAAGATAACATCATTTGCCAGTCTTAACCAACGTTCATAAATTGAAGGATCTTATCAAACTTGTGAACTCTTGCACCAAACACTGCAACTATCACACGGTGTGTTAATCAAAGCAAGTAGAAAGTTCATACGCCACAATAAAAGATGTCAAGAAACACAAGTTTTCAAGAAGATTTAGAAAAGATGAAGTTTCTCCTTGCATAATTCAATACAACTATTAACCTTAGCATAATTCAATACAACTATCAACATTACATTGCTGATCATCACATTtgttttttgcttttattttttttcttttttgggaaaAGAGGGGAGGGAGCTGAGtactaaaagagaaaaagagcAGGTCAGTTTTCAACTCAACAATTAGTTTTTTACCTTCAACCTTTTGAATCAGGAAATTGAACTAAAATTATACATATTCTCCACCAGAAAAGGATTGTCGGTCAAAGATGCAAAATGGTGATTCTACCATTTGGGCTGACTGTGAGTCTGAGACCAGAACTTTTTTTTTGAACGATAAGGAAGCATATATATTAATACGCAAAAACTTACACCGAAGTTACATAGTCCCGAAGGACATTTCTATTGTTTTAAGTTATTAGACTATTACAAATATTAGTACTTAGTCGTTTAATTCCAAAACAAAGGCCTTGCATGTCCTTTTTCAAAATGGCTTTAACAAAAAGAGGTGGGCACGCAAGGTGATAGCATTTATCCGGCTTGAAATTCTTGACTGCTTCCTTAGCTAGGCAATTTGCTACTGCATTTCCTTCCCTAAAATTGTGCCTGATCACCGGGGATTTCAGCCGGTGCATTAATGATCTGCAGTTAAGTAAACATGCATTAGTACTATCATTCTCATCAATAAGCATCTTTATTATATCCGTTGAATCTGATTCAATCTCTATAGCAGCAAATGACATGTCTACAACTAATTTTAATCCTTGCTCCAATGCTAAAAGTCCAGCCTGCAAGGAGCATGTTGTATAGCAAGATTTTGTGAAGCCCATGATCCATTTACCAGAGCTGTTTCTGAAAACTCCTCCTATACCTGCATGAAGCTTTTCTTTCAAGAATGCCCCATCAATGTTAAGTTTTATCTTGTTTGGAGGAGGTCTTTCCCAGTGCATTTTAATCTTGACTGAAGATTGTTGTACGAGATTTTTTTCAGTAAAGAAGAGAAATTCCCATATTTGGTGGAAAACCTGTCTAGGGTTAATATCCAGGTCCAAATTGtttatgttgttattattattattattattattattattattattattattattattattattattattattatttctaaggcaaccATAGATTCCAAATCGAAAAGGGGAGGATATTTTTCCAAGCATAATGCTGATGACTATCTTGGAGATGAGAATCCCTTAAACTAGCTAACCAGTTGGATTGAGCATTACTTTGGTTGATTATTAGACCAATAACGGGTAGCTATAGGGTAGAGGAGAAAAATGTGAGTGGCATCCTCAGGTCCTTGTTTGCACATAGGGCAATTAGGATCAATATTGATACCAATGTATTGTAGGTAAGTTCTACAAGGAATTTTATTATGCATGCATTGCCAAATAAAGAACTTGATTTTAGTAGGACAATGGAGATCCCAAATCCAATTGAAGTCAGGCTCTTTATCCTGAATCATCAAGTGGTTATCCTCTAAAAGTTTGTAGCAGGACTTGGATGTAAACATGCCGTTGCTATTCGTATCCCAGGACATAAGATATTTACTTATTGAGCCTAACGACATAGGGGTAGCCTTGATTTTGTTCATTAGAGAAGGGAGTAGGtcaaaagaaatttttgaaaTATCCCATTGATCATTAATAATCAGCTGTCTAAGAGAGATTGAGTAATCAGATTTATGGAGAGGACCTTCTATATAATTTCTAAGGCTGGGAGCATTATGAATCCATCTAGAAGTCCAAATGTCAAGATTTGAATTTTTGCTCGGATGCCACAAGATTCCTTTTGTAAGGATTTTGTATCCTTTTAGAAGAGCTGCCCAGATAAGGAACACTTTGGGGAAGTTTTTTTATGGGCATATTTACTAGCAATTAGTTGAGCCCAAGGGTTGTTAGGAAAATTTATAAGGCGCCAGCTAAGGCTAGTGAGGAGAACAGAATTTTTTTGTAAGGCTGTATGAATTCCTAGGCCTCCTTCAGATTTTTGTTTTGTGACtgtttttcaattaattaaatgGAGTTTTTTCTTAGTATTAGTGGTACCCCATATGAAATTCCTTTGAATCTTATCAATCTGATTTAACACTTTTTTAGGGAGTATAGTGTATTGCATAACATGAGAAGGCATATCATTAAGAGTTGAGGATGCTAAGGTGGTTCTTCCCGCAATATTAAGAAGATTAGTTTTCCAAAGTAAGAGTTTAGCTTGCATTTTATCAATGAAAAACTGAAAATCCTTGGGCTTTGGCTTGAGATTTAGGATTGGGAATCCAAGATATTTTCCAAACTCAACACTAGGCCTTATGTTAAATAAGCTAGCAAAATGACTTGAAATGTCCCGTGGACATTTTTTGGAGAACACAATCCTAGATTTAGAGTAATTTATAGACAACCCAGTTTCTTCTATAAATAAATTAAGGCACTGATTAATACAATTACCCGTCTTATGGTTGGCTTTACCCATTAAGGTCAAATCGTCAGCAAAGAACAGGTGTGAAAAATAAGGACCCCATGGGGTAATTTTTATCGGATCCCACTTTAAAGTATCCACTTGATTATCAATTAACCTAGACATAAGTTTCATACATAGAATAAATATGTATAGTGATATGGGATCACCTTGCCAAATTCCTTTACTTGGGCTAAAGAAATTAGTCTTGGTTCCATTGACAAGAATACCAATTTTACTAGTGCAAATACAGTGCATAATGAGTTTAGAAATATTGGAAGGAAAGTGAAAGAAAACTAGAGTTTTATGAATAAAATCCCATTCTAACTTATCAAAAACCTTTTCGAGGTCGATTTTTAATAACATATCATATTTAGAACTATTTGAAGAGCACATATTATTGATAATTTCTTGAATGACAATGGCATTATCGCTGGCTctcctatttttttaaaaactcgATTGAGTAGGGCTAATAATGactgaaagaaattgttttagtCTATTAGCAATAATTTTGTACACCGTATTACAAAGTCCAATAGGTCTGAAGATTTTTAGATCAGTGGCATTGTTAATTTTTAGTATGAGGCACAAGTATGTATCGTTAATACCCTGAGGGAGAGATTGTGATTCAAAGGCATCTTGGTAAAATTTTATGATTGAATCACCAACTATATTCCAATATTTCTAATAAAAGAAAGGGTGAATACCATCCGGACCCGGGGTTTTAAAAGTCTTGAACGAAAAAATAGTTTTCCTAATTTCTTCCTTTGTAAAAGGATTAACAAGGATGATTAAATCATTGGTTCTGAAAAAgtcattttgatttttgaaacAAGCCATCTTACTAATGGTTTTAGAAGTCTTGTAGGAATTATCAAAATAGTTGAAAGTGTGTTCTAAAATGGACTTAGCATTAGAAATCCAATTACCATTTTCATCTTTAAAGTACAAGATAGAGTTATCACGTTTTCTATTGGTAGTCATACTATGGAAGAAACGAGTGTTAGCATCACCTTCATTACCCCAACTAATTCTTGAACGAAGCTTCCAAaagttttcttccatttttaaaaGGGCATTATATTCTTGTTGGAGAGTAGTTTCCAAATTCATTAGAAAAGGACTAGTGATACTTTGGCGAATTCTGAATTCCATCTAGGCGTGCCaacaaattttttttcttttaaagataTCACAAAAGGTATCATTTTTCCATGgaattattttttctttgaaaatctgTTGAGCCTTAGGGAGATCATTAGTTTGCCAACAAGTCCTGACTATATTAACAAAGTCAGGATGCCTACACCATATAGATTCCAGTCTAAATGGTTTACCCTTATGAAATCTATTGTTAGGGACTAATTGGAGTAATAAGGGGTTATGATTAGAGTGTATTTTTGGGAGATGGACAACCATAACTTTTGGAAATAGACTCATCCAAGTATCGTTTACAAAAAATCTATCTAAACATTCCATAATTAATTTGTTAGACTTTCTACGATTATTAGACCACGTATATTTACAACCTTTAAAACCAAATCGAAAAGGTTACAATGATTAACACTAGACCATAAACGGGAACTACGTCTACTGTTAACTCTCCTACCCCCAAATTTATCATCCATGAAAAAAGTATCATTAAAATCACCTCCCAAGAGCCAATGACCTTTATAATGCTCATAAATTCCTTCAATATTACTCCAAAGA is a genomic window of Nicotiana tabacum cultivar K326 chromosome 16, ASM71507v2, whole genome shotgun sequence containing:
- the LOC107794990 gene encoding geranylgeranyl transferase type-2 subunit alpha 1 isoform X2 translates to MHGRPRKAPTTEEQEASAIKASKLRSLQSQFLQLHHNKIYTKEALDVSAKLLESNPEYYTAWNYRKLAVQHNLNLPEADNNEESIKSILDEELRLVENALKRNFKSYGAWHHRKWVLSKGHSSTDKELLLLGKFQKADARNFHAWNYRRFVTALKNIPDEKELEYTTERIYDNFSNYSAWHNRSVLLSHLLKEKAKGYSPKDNVFTEEYEFVRNALFTDPDDQSGWFYHLWLLDQTVKLETLVSSWPPHGCNLSLPMDGSFGDCSFSPFTSLQSNTRTLPLILYFSEVVENICSSTVEVECESIVSNELVWRSLSGDETASTHAWLTDLNFPEEHANSLKAYQVKVSLARSQGIFSSTGVHHGNSSHIAFTVSISPYRSEHVDLKNEEKISWNDESFCTHEAQFLESVLANLFHIERTKGDEKVVDYQWNVTTVDNEIAYYRELLATMNCKIGKLTLARLLMAHDTLMSYTGTSHRNFSHHTEILQLYDDLKKMDPAHFHYYQDEYSLVLLKQIISNQDLLLKHCCKYRDPSSPKINNFCLRLNDLSLSRIGSMEKLLWVQVLDLSNNQLQSLEGGPASKRTLKDATILSSLLYMQRRPGDCENTTGIYEDKMVGLSRVKVWRKETRKEEKKNFV
- the LOC107794990 gene encoding geranylgeranyl transferase type-2 subunit alpha 1 isoform X1; this encodes MHGRPRKAPTTEEQEASAIKASKLRSLQSQFLQLHHNKIYTKEALDVSAKLLESNPEYYTAWNYRKLAVQHNLNLPEADNNEESIKSILDEELRLVENALKRNFKSYGAWHHRKWVLSKGHSSTDKELLLLGKFQKADARNFHAWNYRRFVTALKNIPDEKELEYTTERIYDNFSNYSAWHNRSVLLSHLLKEKAKGYSPKDNVFTEEYEFVRNALFTDPDDQSGWFYHLWLLDQTVKLETLVSSWPPHGCNLSLPMDGSFGDCSFSPFTSLQSNTRTLPLILYFSEVVENICSSTVEVECESIVSNELVWRSLSGDETASTHAWLTDLNFPEEHANSLKAYQVKVSLARSQGIFSSTGVHHGNSSHIAFTVSISPYRSEHVDLKNEEKISWNDESFCTHEAQFLESVLANLFHIERTKGDEKVVDYQWNVTTVDNEIAYYRELLATMNCKIGKLTLARLLMAHDTLMSYTGTSHRNFSHHTEILQLYDDLKKMDPAHFHYYQDEYSLVLLKQIISNQDLLLKHCCKYRDPSSPKINNFCLRLNDLSLSRIGSMEKLLWVQVLDLSNNQLQSLEGLEVMQLLTCLNVSHNKLCSFTALEPLRMLRSLKVLDISYNEIGAHSIDTRRYLCSSPLNHKSGGDWKAEEPEMPWDEVADNWEVYTIFKDLNLIQLDVIGNAVSDDKIKLLLIKLLPSLKWLDGEIADN
- the LOC142170187 gene encoding uncharacterized protein LOC142170187, with product MHWERPPPNKIKLNIDGAFLKEKLHAGIGGVFRNSSGKWIMGFTKSCYTTCSLQAGLLALEQGLKLVVDMSFAAIEIESDSTDIIKMLIDENDSTNACLLNCRSLMHRLKSPVIRHNFREGNAVANCLAKEAVKNFKPDKCYHLACPPLFVKAILKKDMQGLCFGIKRLSTNICNSLIT